A stretch of DNA from Phycisphaerae bacterium:
GCAATTGCGAAACGAGATCGGACGACGACGTATCGGCCCGGGTGACCACAATACGCAATCCGGCTAATGGTCCGGCGTCCGTGGACGCTGCCGCGAATTCCCCGAGGTCCGTGTTGTCCAGCGCGGCGACCTCCCCGATCACCGTCACGATCGGCGCTTGAAGTCCCGCGAGATCGGCTGTGTCGGCGATTTCCGCGAGCGACGCACGGACCACGCGTTGCCGGCGCGTTGTGCCGCGCTCGATGCAGGCGGCGGACGTGGCCGGACTTCGGCCGGCCCCGATGAGGGATTTCGTGAACTCCGCGAGTGCGGCGCGGCCCATCAGGACGACGAGCGTGTCCATCGCCGCGAGCGCCGCATAGTTGAGCGGCGAGCGGGAGTCCTCAGCGGTTCGAGCGGTCACGATGGCCACGCTGCGGCTTGAGCTGCGATGAGTAACGGGAATGCCTGCCGCGGCGGGCGCGGCGATCGCGCTCGTCACGCCGGATACGACGACGCAACGAATGCCCGCCGCACGGCACGCGGCGAGTTCCTCGAAGCCCCGACCGAACACGAAAGGATCGCCTCCCTTAAGGCGGACCACGCGGCGACCGGCCCGGGCCTCCGCGACGAGAATCTCGTTGATCTGTTGTTGGGTAATGCCGGGCCGATCCGGCGTCTTGCCCACATCGATCAGGCAGGCGTCGGGGCGGGCTTGTCTCAGAAGCGCGCGGGAGACGAGGCGATCGAAGACGATGGAATCCGCCTCGCGGAGCCGCGCGCGGCCGCGGACGGTAATGAGGCCGGGGTCTCCGGGACCCGCGCCCACCAGATACACTGTTCCGATTTGTGTGCTCATAGAGCCGCTCCGATTCCCTGAATCTCATGCGTAGTAAGGGGCGATCGCGGACGCGATCCCAATTCCTCCAGGGCCTGCCGCGCGACGGCGATAGGGTCGTCGCCGAGAATCGATACCTCTCGCATGGTCGCGGCATCCGGAGATATCACGCGTGCGCGCAGCCGAATTCGCCGTCCGGCCGTGGCATAGGCGGCGGCCAGCGCGTCGCGACGGCCCTCGAACGGTCGCAGGAATTCCAGTTCCGCCGTCGTGGCGCGCCGCGTTGGCTCGTGATCCAGCGGGGTGCAGAGCGTTCGCGCCTCGTCGTCATTCGCCCGAACTTGTACCGCGAGGGCGCCTTGTCCCGGGGCGGGAAGGAAATCGTCGAGTGACAGGACTTCGGTGATTTCGCGCATGAGCCCGAGGCGACGCAGACCGGCGACGGCAAGGATCGTCGCGTCAAATTGGCCGGCGTGGACCTGGCGGATGCGGTCTTCGACCGGCCCGCGGATGTTGGTCGCCCGCAAATCGGGGCGAACCGCGAGCAATTGCGCGGCGCGTCGCGGGCTGCACGTGCCGACGATCGCCCCGGCGGGCAAGTCGCGGAGGGCGAGGCCGCTACAACTAACGAGCGCCTCTGCCACGTCGTCGCGCTCCAGGATGGCGGCGAGTTGCAGACCCGGCGTCGGTTGCACCGCAAGGTCCTTGAGGCAGTGAACGGCGAGATCGATCCGGCCGTCGAGCAGCGCTTGCTCGATGTCCTGCGCGAAGGGGGCGTCGACCGGCAAATCGGCGATGGAACGATCGAGCACGCGATCGCCCAGCGTCGACAGAGGCACAATCTCGACGGCAACGCCGTAGGCGCGCAGACGAGCGGCGACGAAATCGGCCTGCCAAAGCGCCATGGCGCTGGCGCGGGTGCCCAGGCGGAACGTTGGCGCGCGGCCCGCGGGACGATGTCGTTTGCGTTTGGATTCACCGGCGATGTTCGCCACCATCTCAAGAAGTCGCGGATCGGCGCCGATCGGTCGATCGCAGATCACACGGCGACGGCCCATCCGGCTCCAAAGCGGTGGGGCGGGACTGTCAGGATCGCCAATTCCCAGCCGGCGTGGCAGGTCGCGGGTGGCATGGGGGCCGGGGCTGATCAGAAAAGGGATGACAATTATGTCGCGGCTTTGTACCAGCGACGGGATCTGCTCCACCGGCGGCGCGTCATCGAGATAGGCCGCCAAGACTTCCGCGAAGCGGCCGCGAATCCGAAGTGATTGAACAAGCGCTTCGGTCGCCGCGCGACTCTTCGGATGGCGCGGCGTGCCGTGCCCAACGATGGCGAGTGTGGTCGTCGCCGCAGCAAGACCGCATTGCGCCGCGAGTTCCTCCGCGCGGCGGGCAACCAGTAGCGCCATCTCGAAATGGACCCCGATCGGCGACGATTGAACGACGCGGCATTCACTAAATCGCCGGTTCAGCCGCAATTGCGCGGGAAGAAACTCGTCGCAGTAATAGCCCTCGCTGGTCATGATCGGGAGGACGGTGACGTCGTCGGCGTGGATTCGGTCGAGGACGGTTGCGAAGGTCGGTTCGCCCTGATGAAACGCGGCGACGATCTCGTCGAAATCCAGCCTCGGCGCGAGATCTTTCGCCATGCGGCAAATAGCCTCATTGGCCGCCGGCTCGTGGCGGGACCCATGCGCGGCGAGGATCAGTGCGGTCCGACTCATGCCGCGGCTCCCTCCTTCAGTTGGAGGATGGCGCGATGGATTTCGCGTCGGCGCGAGCGGTCGGCTTGGGGCTGCGCCAGCCGGGCAATCGCGGCGGCCGCCTCGCGCTCGCGCGCCCACTTCAGCACCCGGGCCAGTTCGGATTCGACGATCTGTTCGGCTCGGGCGATCGACTCGCGATGCGGCGCCGCCGCCTCCGGTATGCGATCCAGGTCCATCAGCCGAACGCCCGGCAGCATTCCGACCGCCGGATCGACGTTTCGCGGCATTCCCAGGTCGATGAGGGTCAGCGGTTTGGCCGCGGTGCGGCGGGCGAGATGCAGTTCGACGAGGCCCCAGCGCGACGCGGTGCAGCAGATCATCGCGTCGATTTCGGTCAGCACCGTCGGCAACGCGTCCGTTGTGCAATGGCGGCAGCGCAACTCGCCTGCGAGGGCCGCCGCGCGATCGGCGTGGCCGCTGATAATGATCAAGTTGTCGGACGAAGTCGTCGCCAAACGCGCGGCCGCTTCGCGGGCCATCGCGCCGGTCCCGAAAACCGCCACGGATTTGTTCGTGACTGAGCCTAATGATTGTTGGACCAAGTCCACGGCCAGCGCGGCATAGGATCGCGCCAAGCGGCCCAGCGAGGTCTCACTTCGCACGCGCTTGCCGGCGTGGATCGCTGATCGAAACAGCGTCGAAAGCAGCGGGCCGGCAGCGCCGGCCAGGTGCGCGGCCTCGAACGCGCCGCGAACCTGGCCGAGAATCTGGTGCTCGCCGATGATTTTCGATTCGAGACCGCCGGCGACGCGCAGCGCCCGTCGCGCCGCCGCCTCGCCCGAGAGCAGCTCAACGTG
This window harbors:
- the cobA gene encoding uroporphyrinogen-III C-methyltransferase; its protein translation is MSTQIGTVYLVGAGPGDPGLITVRGRARLREADSIVFDRLVSRALLRQARPDACLIDVGKTPDRPGITQQQINEILVAEARAGRRVVRLKGGDPFVFGRGFEELAACRAAGIRCVVVSGVTSAIAAPAAAGIPVTHRSSSRSVAIVTARTAEDSRSPLNYAALAAMDTLVVLMGRAALAEFTKSLIGAGRSPATSAACIERGTTRRQRVVRASLAEIADTADLAGLQAPIVTVIGEVAALDNTDLGEFAAASTDAGPLAGLRIVVTRADTSSSDLVSQLREEGATVFAAPLIKIAFPLRQEALITALRRESKYDWIVLTSLHAARALRRALTEAGLDARALAGSRIAAVGPATARALRRVGLIPDLVPADYTAAALAEAIGTTARGQRILLPRSDIALPELPRRLRAAGAHVDEIVAYHTKPAAPSAEALAALRAGVDAVVFCSPSAIRQFVELHLDAGPAAIFCIGSTTADAAHAAGLNVAQVARSHTSAGLVAALIDHFSAVGATS
- the hemC gene encoding hydroxymethylbilane synthase, whose amino-acid sequence is MSRTALILAAHGSRHEPAANEAICRMAKDLAPRLDFDEIVAAFHQGEPTFATVLDRIHADDVTVLPIMTSEGYYCDEFLPAQLRLNRRFSECRVVQSSPIGVHFEMALLVARRAEELAAQCGLAAATTTLAIVGHGTPRHPKSRAATEALVQSLRIRGRFAEVLAAYLDDAPPVEQIPSLVQSRDIIVIPFLISPGPHATRDLPRRLGIGDPDSPAPPLWSRMGRRRVICDRPIGADPRLLEMVANIAGESKRKRHRPAGRAPTFRLGTRASAMALWQADFVAARLRAYGVAVEIVPLSTLGDRVLDRSIADLPVDAPFAQDIEQALLDGRIDLAVHCLKDLAVQPTPGLQLAAILERDDVAEALVSCSGLALRDLPAGAIVGTCSPRRAAQLLAVRPDLRATNIRGPVEDRIRQVHAGQFDATILAVAGLRRLGLMREITEVLSLDDFLPAPGQGALAVQVRANDDEARTLCTPLDHEPTRRATTAELEFLRPFEGRRDALAAAYATAGRRIRLRARVISPDAATMREVSILGDDPIAVARQALEELGSRPRSPLTTHEIQGIGAAL
- the hemA gene encoding glutamyl-tRNA reductase produces the protein MISRLHYVGATHKSAALAVREQLTAGPDRVIDLLSRLGTIAEERVVVSTCGRFEIYLVQDAEPHFDWLSRLSGVVGLSPDTLQRHVELLSGEAAARRALRVAGGLESKIIGEHQILGQVRGAFEAAHLAGAAGPLLSTLFRSAIHAGKRVRSETSLGRLARSYAALAVDLVQQSLGSVTNKSVAVFGTGAMAREAAARLATTSSDNLIIISGHADRAAALAGELRCRHCTTDALPTVLTEIDAMICCTASRWGLVELHLARRTAAKPLTLIDLGMPRNVDPAVGMLPGVRLMDLDRIPEAAAPHRESIARAEQIVESELARVLKWAREREAAAAIARLAQPQADRSRRREIHRAILQLKEGAAA